From Argopecten irradians isolate NY chromosome 12, Ai_NY, whole genome shotgun sequence, one genomic window encodes:
- the LOC138336161 gene encoding protein CLN8-like: MGLVEYIHPALVDVDYSNPTVKLKFVGISFLFFSILYLVSATLASCTQTYRNLRQKEKIFWNLAVVRGAYGLFCIVVGMWAIFYDTELVKDPVFSTTPTSYFALTTTVGFFVFECGTLLISDIVYRKASILLNLHHWLSLSGYSLLLYLDSTHCFGTKGLILEMSTPFSGICWTLLKAGKAHTLLWKANQFFLVHTFHLRSVAECYLWYLTYQNWERIWSAMPTPMFVSLYTQLVLVTFLMTPYWTYKKTQQLITPVDWNFEDSDKNKFQNGSASKKAV, translated from the coding sequence ATGGGTTTGGTGGAATATATTCATCCCGCTTTGGTGGACGTGGACTACTCGAACCCTACCGTCAAACTGAAGTTTGTCGGCATATCCTTCTTATTTTTCTCCATCCTCTACTTGGTCTCTGCCACCCTAGCATCATGTACGCAGACATACAGGAACCTCAGGCAGAAGGAGAAGATCTTCTGGAACCTAGCAGTCGTCCGGGGGGCCTATGGACTTTTCTGTATTGTCGTTGGTATGTGGGCTATATTCTATGATACAGAACTTGTAAAAGATCCAGTGTTCTCTACAACTCCCACAAGTTACTTTGCTTTAACAACGACGGTGGGATTCTTCGTGTTCGAATGTGGAACTCTACTGATATCCGACATAGTTTATAGGAAAGCTAGCATCCTGTTAAATCTCCATCATTGGCTGTCGTTAAGTGGGTACTCTCTACTCCTGTACCTGGATAGCACACACTGTTTCGGTACAAAGGGACTCATCTTGGAAATGAGCACACCTTTCTCTGGTATCTGCTGGACACTGCTGAAAGCTGGTAAAGCACATACATTGTTGTGGAAGGCGAACCAGTTCTTCTTGGTACACACATTCCACTTAAGATCTGTGGCTGAATGTTACCTATGGTATTTAACCTACCAGAACTGGGAACGAATTTGGTCCGCCATGCCCACCCCCATGTTTGTTTCTCTCTACACACAGCTCGTCTTAGTCACGTTCCTGATGACGCCATATTGGACCTACAAGAAGACGCAGCAGCTGATTACGCCAGTCGACTGGAATTTCGAGGACTCGGACAAGAATAAATTTCAGAACGGGTCAGCGAGCAAGAAAGCTGTTTAG